Sequence from the Pseudomonas frederiksbergensis genome:
CCAGGTCGCCACGAAAATTCGCCCGGCGGATGTCTGTGGCAACAGATCGCCATAGCCGACGGTCAGCGTGGTGGTGAGATAGAAGTAGATAAACGTGGCGGCGGTGATGAGGTGCTGCTCGCCCAGCAGCACCAGGCCGATCCAGGCGATGGACAGGTGCACGCCCAACGCAATGGCCAGCCCTGCCCAACCGAAGCGATGGAAGAAGGACGAAGCGTACGTGCGCAACAGAAGGAAAATCGACATTTCGTCCCTGACTCCGTGGGGCGTGGTTCCTGGCGGGATAATCGCTCTGAGTGCCTGAGCGTAGTGGCCGGACAGCATTAAACCTGTTGCGGGGCTTGGATAGAAGTACCTGCGTAACAATAAATCCGATGAGCAGGCGGGCCTGGCTCAATCCTTGTGGCGAGGGGATTTATCCCCTCGCCACAGGTTTTGTGTTCGGCCTGCCTCGATTTTACTCAGCCGATTTTTTCTTCAGGCGTTCCAGGATCGCATTGGCGCTGCCTTCGTTCGGCGTGATGCCGGCATCGCGCAGCTTGCGCTCCAGGTCGGAGCCGGTCGAAGCCTCGGCCAGCTCGTCCTGGGCTTGCAGTTCAGCGGCACGTTGCTGCTGCTTGGCTTGCAGGCGGTTGAGGGTCCCGACGGCGGTTTCCAGCTTGCCGTTGGCGCCGCCGCTGGCGATCGAGGCACTGACTTGGGCCTTCTGCACGCTTTCCCGGGCCTTGGCCATGTCCACCTGCTGGCGCAGGCTCTTGATGCGGCTTTCGGCCTTGGTGATGTCCTTGCGCATGTTGTCCGCGTAACCGCCGAATTCGGTCGCGTGCTTTTGCTCGGCGTCCAGTTCGTTGGTCAGGGTCGAAATGGCTTCGGCCACTTCCAGCGCCAGGTCTTCGCGGTTGGCCTGGATCGCGGCCAGGGCCTTGGCTTCCAGGTCCTTGATCTTGGCGTTGTATTCAGCGACGCGATCGGTCGCCAGCTTGTGCTTGGCCATGATGGTGACCAGCTCGCGCTTGGCATTGGCCAGCGCGGTGTCGGCGTCGCGGATTTCCTGGTCGAGGATGCGCAGGGCCTGTTGGTCGACGATCGATTCGCCGACTTCGTTGGCACCGCCACGCAGTGCGGTGAACAACTTGCTCCAGATGGACTGAGTCATTGGATGGTTCCTGTTCGGCGAATTAAATGAAGAAGCGTTCGAAGGCTTCGCTGGCGCGCTGGACGTTGTCGACGAGGGTTTTGACCTCGGTGACGACGTTGGTCAGGCTGGAGTCGGAGCTCAAGGCACCGAACATGTTGTAGACGACCTGTCCGTTGGGCATGGTCTCGATGCCGATGGACGACAGCGGGAACATTTCCCGGCTGCGCAATACGGCGTCGTTGAATGCCGCGACATCGTTGATCGACTCGACGTCCACCAGCACGGTATCGACGATGATCTGGTCGCCGACCACGGCGATGTAGATTGGCAAGCCACCGAAGTCATTCATTTCCAGCTTGATGCTGGACTCGGAGCCTTGGACGAGGGAGAGGGTGATGTCGTTCGCGACCACTTCGTCCAGGGCCTGAAGGGCGCTGTAGAGGCGATCGATGTTCCAGTTGTTACCTGCGCTCATGTAATCCTCCGACATGAATGGGCCAGCCAGAATCGGTTGGCGTAGCTGTTTCTCCATTTGCTTGAGCAGGCTTCGGTTTTCAGGAAGCACCCAAGTCTCGTGTTTCACATACCCGGCGGCACTCAGGCCCGCGCGCATCTGCTTCATGTAGAAGCTCGACGGCTTTTTCGCGGAGGGTTTGGCGCGCTCTCCCGTGCGGCTCGCTGAATCGGTCACAGACCCGTCACGCGGATCTGATGGAGAGCTGGTTGGCATGGTACGGACCCCACTGTGAAAAACTCACGCGTGAGAAACACTACAGGCAACTTCACGACCTCACAATAGCTCACGCGTGAGATTTTTCTTGTCACAAATGCTGATCCCACAGGTCTACGGATAGCTGAAACTCTTGACCAACGTCAGCTCGCCCACCGCCCGCATCGGCACCACGAAGGTTTCCATCTTCTCGCTGGGCGTGCCCTCTTCGGTGATGACGGTGACTTTCGCCGTGGTCAGGGCTTGTTGCGCCAGCCCCACTGTTCCGCCCTCTTCGCCGTCTTCTTCACTGCCGTACCCGCCGCCGTAGTAGTTCACATACACCAGGTACTGCCCTTTGATCGGTGCCGGCATGGCAACGATTTCCGGGCCGTAGCCGGTGGTGACGTCGACATCCAGGGCGGCGCCGTTGGCGATGGCGCGGTCGCCGTACCAGACGTGCCCGCCATCGGGCGTGACCAGATGCAGATCCAGGTCGGTGCCGTCGCTGTCCCAGGTCAGCAACACCCGCAACTTGGCCGGGGTGGCGCCGCCGCTGGTGTTGAGAAATTGCGTGCGGTGGCGCTGCTGGCCATCGGCGCTGCGCACCTCAACGCTGTTGCTGCCATTGGGAAACGAGAATGGCCGGTCGAAGCGCCCTTCCTCGTCGAGCTTCAATGGCAAGCTCACGCCGTTGACGATGAGTTGGCCCGGCTCATTGCTCTTCGGCGTGCCTTTGATCTGGCCGGTGATGCGGGCGGTATTGGCCTGGCCCTGGGGCGTGTTGACCGACGAGGCCGGGTAGTTGACGGTCTGGCTGAAGCGTTCGCCCTCGCCCCCCGGCGCGCCGCTGCGCCAGCCGCCGACAGGGGTTTCCAGCTTGAGAGTATCGAGCTTGTCGGGGTCGGCGGCCATGGCCGGTGGCAACGCGGTCAGGGCGCATAGCAACAGCAAGACCTGTGGATAACGGAGTGTCATGGTCTATTCCAGCAAGAGGTGACGGGCGAGCCCTTCGATGTAGTTTTCGTCCTGGCCATTGGGGTGAGCTTCAAAGGCCAGGTGCAGATATTCATGGGTCAGGTCGAGGCGGTCTTGCAGCGACAGCACGCCGCGCACGTAGATGCGTTGGCGCTCGCGGTCGACATACGGCCGGCCGAAGGCGACGCGGCACACCGCGAAGGCACTGATTTCGATGTAGCCCACTTCGCTTTCCAGGCGTTGGCGCCAGCCACGTCGCTGCTTCAACAGCCAATCCTGCGCGGCGGGCAATGCTTCGCAGGAAGCCACGGGGTTGTCCCAACGACTGAGGCTGGCGCGCGGGTACGCATGCAGCAGGATCGCGTCGTAGCGTTGGCCGCTCTTGGCCTGCTCGACAGCCTGGGCCCAGGACAATTTGTCCGGACCGGGTTGATCGGAGTGGTAGGTGACATCGGTGCCAGCCAGGACCAGGTCGCTGGTCCACGCCGCGATGGCACGGTTTTCAGGCGCCGCCGGACGTGGCGCGACGCGTTGGCGATGACTGCTGTCGTCTATGCTCAGGCAATCGCCATTGCGCTGGGCGTTCTGCAGCAGGTAGGTGCGAATTGCCACCGCCAATGCCTTGGCCGCTTCGGCGGGTTCGGCCTTGGCTTCGCGCTGCAACACCCGGGCAACGTATTCCTCCCGGTCCAGTCGCGCCACCAGCTTGCCGGGCAACAGGAACAGTTCGCCGTCGCTGTGGATGTCCAGTTGGTTGCCGTTGGTGAATTCGACGCGGTAGTCCCCGCGCAGTTGACCCGGCGTGGCTGGGCGCTCGCCGGCCATCACTCGCTGCAACGGATAGCGGGCAAACAGGTCGACTTCCACGCAGCGCCCGGTTTCCGCCGGCCAGCGGGACGGCAGCGCCGTGGCCAGGCCATCGCCGTATTTCTTCAGGACCTGCTGGCTGGTGCCGCGCCCACCGGCCCACACCGGCGTACCATCGACCAACCAACCGGCAAAACCGCCCTGGCGCGACAAAGGTCCCTGATCACCCAGCCAGCTCCAGGTCTTGACCCGCAGGCGACTGCCCAACTGGCCGACCAAGCGGCCATCCGCCGCGCCAAGCACCACATCGAGCAGAACCCGTCGGGCCTGCTCCTGGGCCGGCAGCGTCGCCAACGCCTTGAGCAGCTCGGCCACCGGCACCTGCGTTTGCGGCTGCAAGGCCGGCAGGTCCGACAGCCATTTCGGCGCCTGACGCGCCTGCCAGTAATCCCGCCAGTTCGAGGCCGACAGCCCGAGCCGCTGCGGTTCGAAATACAGACCGCAGGACTTCACCAATGCCTGGTCGCGGCCAATGCTCTGCCCGGCGTTGCAGCAATAGACTTCTTCTTTCGACTCGCCGCGACATTCATAGACAGGTTCACGAGCATTGGTGTCCACCAGCCAGGCGTAGACAAACAGCTTCCACAGGCTGCCCAACGGTGCCTGCAAGGAATCGGGCAACGGCTGGCGATCCAGTACCTGGGTCTGGCTCACGCGCACCAGTTGACCGTCGAAAGCCAGGCGCAATGGCTCCTCCTGCGCTGTCGCCAGCGCAGGAATCAAGCACAACAACCACCAGCCCCAAGGCCTGCGCATGTCAGTTGACCGTCACCTGACCCAGCGCCGGTTTCTGTTCGCGCGCCTGGTTCTGTGGCGCGTAGACCTGAGTGAAACGCACCGGCGGCAAGGTGAACTGCCCCTTCTGGGAGAAGCGCACCAAGTGCCGCAGGCGCAGCTCGCCACTGAGGGCGTCCACGGGCACTGCGTAAGCCATCTGGCCCGGCTCGAAGCGCGCCTTTTCCAGAGACGTCGGCTCGCTGTCGGCCTTGCCCATCAATTGGATGCCCCACGTGGTGCGCTCCACATCGGCGCCCGGCGGCAACGGTACTTCGAGCATGCCGTAGCGCAGCGGCGTCGCGGCCTTGCTGTTGATGATCACCTCATCCAGGTAGAGAGCGTCGCTGGACAACGGCTTGTTGCCCACGGCTTCGAGCTTGAAGGTGAAGGCCTCGTCGCCCGGTACCAGGCGCGACAAGCGACGGGTAATGGACACGGCCATCGGCGCCGCGGGTGCTTGCTGGCTCTGGAAGCTCAGTGCCGCTTGCAACGGACGCTCTTGGGCGCCGGTCAGGGTCAGCTGCGTTGGAAGCTGCGCGCCCTGCCATTGCCAGTAGGTTTCACCGGTCGCACCTTGCTTGGCGGCCCAGCCTTCGCCCGGCGCCAGGGCCACGGCCGGCGCGGCCTGTTCGATGCTGCGTTGCAACCATGTCAGGGCCAGGGCGCGCTCCAAGGTGGACTGTTGCGGCAGCACACGTTCCAACAGAGCCGTGGCGCGGGCCTGATCGAAGCCCTGAAGCGACAGCAGCAAAGCCTCGACGAACGGCTGCGAGCTCAGCTCCAGTTGCTGTTGCGCGGCGTCGGCCTGGCGGCTGAAGGCCGTGGGCAACGGCACCTTCGCCTGCTTGGCGAGGGACGCCGTCAGCACGCGGGCGCTGGCCAGGCCAAGGGCCGAATCCGGCGCGTACATGACCAGGCTGTCTTCACCGCTGTCCAGCACGCTTTCGGTGCTGTCTTCACTGGCTTTCGCCAGATCATCCATCAGCCCGCCGAGCAAGGTATTGACCGGCAACTGCATCTGCTTGGCGAACGACAGGATCAACGCTCGCTGCAGCAGCGGCGTATCACCGGCCTGCTTGGCGTAGACCTCCAACACCCGCTGCCAATGTTCCGGCGGCAGGTTCAGGTCCAGGGCCTTGCTGGCGTGCCAGTCGGCGTAATAGGCGTAGGCGGTGAGGAACGCGTCAGGCTCACCGTCCTGGCCCCACCAGGTGAAACTCGCCGAAGGCCCGGCCATTTGAACCAGGCGCAAGCGGCTGTTTTGCATGATCAACCGCAAGCGATCGCGGATCTGCGGGTTCGACGCCAGGGTCGGATACGCGATGCTCAACGGCAGCAAGCGGCTGGCGGTCTGCTCGACGCCGCCATAGGGATAGCTCAGCAACTCATCCAGGGCCGAACGGAACAGCGCTTGCGGGCTGTCATCCAGGCGCAGGCGGATATCGCTGGCGTCCGCCGGCAGGTTCAGCGGCGTGTCGCCGCTGACCACGTCGAGGCGCTGGCTCTGGGTGACTTGCCAACCGTTGCCGCTGGCATTGAGGTGCAGGGCCAGGCTGTCCTGGGTTTCACCGTTCAGTTGCAATTGGACGCTCAAGTCGCCGCTGCTCAGTTCCAGCGCCGGCAACGCCACGTAGTTGATGCCATTTTTCAACTCCGCCACCACACGCTGTTCAGCGCCGGCGTAGCGGATCAGCAACTCGGCTTTCAACGGCTTCTCGGATTGGCTGAAAGCGAACAGGCCCAGTTGCGGCTTGTCGCCCATGCGGAAGCGAGTCGGGCCGCTCCACTTCAGGTACAGCGGTTTCTCCGAGGCGATGAATTGCTTCTTCTGGCCCACTTGGCCGTCGTCCGCAATCGCTTTCGCGGTGATGCGCCAGCGTGTCAGCGAGTCCGGCATCTTGAAGGTAAAGCGCGCCTTGCCGCTGGCGTCGGTCACCAGCTCCGGCTGCCAGGCGGCCGTGTCGACGTCTTCACGACGCGGCCGCTCCAGCACCTTCACCCCGCGCTCGCTGCGGTTGGCCTTGCCCGGTGCGCCGGGGCTGCCCGGCAACGCCACGTCGTAGCTGATGAACGACAGGCTGGCGCTGGTGCGCACGTTGTTACGGCGCGGGTGGTAGAAGAACTGATCGATGGTCGGCGCGACTTCCGGTTGCAGCGCGTAGACCATTTCATCGACGACGCTGACCGTCAGGTGCGCCGGGATCGCCTTGCCGGAGAACTGGGTACTCAGGTCGACGGTCACCGTGTCGCCAGGACGATAGGTGGCTTTGTCGGTGGTGATCGCTACGTCGATCTGCGGCGCAACGACCTTGATGCCGGCGTTCTGGAAGCTGTATTGGCCGCCCTTGGTGTACAGCACGGAGAAGGTCAGGTTCGGCGCGAAGTTATCCTTCACGGCGATGCGTGCGCGGTACTGGGTATCGCTGAGCTTCTCCATTTTCAGCCAGTCAGCGCCTTTGGAGAGCATCGCCGTGGCCTCGACCTTGTCCCGCTCCAGGGACAACAGTGCATCGTTGACCGGTTCCGGGAAGGTGATCAATGCCAAGGCTTCGTCACCGGTCTTGTATTCGGTTTTATCGAGGACGATTTCGACCGTGCCCGGAACAGCCTTGATGCCTTCGCCCGTCACTGCGTGGCTCGCCGCGCCGATGACCCGGCCATGATCGTCCTTGAGCGTCAGGTTGTAGGTGCCGGGACGGTCGAAGGTCAGGCTGAAGCCATTGTCCTTGGCGGCGAGCTTGCCTTCGCCGGTGGTCTGATCTTCCAGGCGCACCCAGGCATAGCTGCCCGGCGTCACGGCTTTGCTTTGTTCGTTGCCGCCTTCGTTGGCGTAGCTGAACGCGACTTTCTCACCCGCTGCGCTGAAACGTCGAGGTGCGCCCAGGCGGAAATTCGCCGCGCCGCGGTCGATGAGGATTTCCTTGGTGGTCTTGACCCGGTACGCCGCGCCATCGCTGGCGAACACGGTGAGGGTGTAGCGGCTCGGCTTGTCGGCGGCCGGCAGATCGAGCGTGGCGTTGCCCTTGTCATCGGTGGTCACTTCGCTGCTGGTCAGCTCCACCGGGAATTGCCCGAGGTATTGCAGCTCGTTATCGACCATCGACAGTTGCTGGGCCCGCAGGCTCAGGCTGACCTTGGCGTTCACCACCGGCTTGCCGTCCGGGTAGAGCAGCACCAGGTTGCCCTTGACCGGCTCGCCGGTGCGGTAATCCTGCTTGGCCAGGTTCAGCGCGATCTCGAAGTGCGGCTTGATGTATTCGGCGACGCGGAAGGCGCTGCTGTAGAGCTGGTCCTTGTAGCGCAAGCGCAGCTCATAGCCACCGGCCACGGCATTTTCCGGCAGTTGGAAACGGCCTTGTGTACCAGCCTTGGAATCGAGCTTCAGGGCCAGGGTTTGCAGCGCCGTGCCGGTGGCGTCGAGCACGCTGACGTTGACGTCGGCGGCGGTCGGTTGCACCGAATCGCGGGCGTTCTTGAACTCACGACCGACGATTTTCAACGACACCCAATCCCCCGGCCGATACAGCGGGCGATCGGTGAAGGCATAGAGCTTGGTGTCGTAGATTTCGCTGTCGTAATAGAAGTTCTCGGAGACGAATACCCCGCCCTCCTCGTCTTCACCAATGACGAACGAACGCTCCGGGCTGACGTGCTTGAGGCGCAGCAAGCCGTCTTCGTCGGTGGCACCGCTGTTCATCACGCCCAGGCCGTCGGTCCACAACACGTTGACCTTGGGCACCGAACGCCCTTCATGCTTGCGCGCGGCCCAGACCAGCAATTCGTCACCGGCAATCTTGCTCACGGCCACGGTGTTGGAGACGAAGACCATGGTGGTCGCGCGGTACTTGCCGATCAGCGCTTCCACCAGGTACAGCCCTGGCTTCAACTGGCCCAGCGGCACATAGACGTTGCCCGGCGCGACGCTGACGAACTGACTGGACGAACCGGCCAGGTTGACCCCGGCTGGCGGCTGGATCGGCTTGGCCTGCCACAACGGATAGCGGAACTGACTCACCACCGGCAGGCCCGGGATCAACGCGAATTGCGCCGGTGCGTCGTACGGCGTCGGCGCAACCAGGGCGTTGCCGATCTTCAGCTCCGGCACTTCCTCGGTGACCTGCTGGCGCGACTCGTAGGAGAACGCCCGCTGCATCACTCGACGGGACTTGCGGTACCAGTTGTCCCACAGGTACGCGAGGGTGTTGGACAAGCCTTCACCCTTGAACTGGCCATCGCTGACCACGCGATGCAGGTTCTTCTGGCGCTTGAGGAACTCCAGCGGTTTTTCGATGCGATAGACGCGGATATCGGCACCGCCGTAGGGCTCCATCCGGAACCGACGGTAATCGCGACCCGGGGCTTCAAGGCGGACCATGGCCTGCTCGTCGCTGGCAAAGCTGCTGTCGGCCAGCAGGAAAAAGCTTTCACCGGACACCGGCGTGTAGCCGCTGGCCTCCACCGTGTCTTCAG
This genomic interval carries:
- a CDS encoding DUF2300 domain-containing protein, whose protein sequence is MRRPWGWWLLCLIPALATAQEEPLRLAFDGQLVRVSQTQVLDRQPLPDSLQAPLGSLWKLFVYAWLVDTNAREPVYECRGESKEEVYCCNAGQSIGRDQALVKSCGLYFEPQRLGLSASNWRDYWQARQAPKWLSDLPALQPQTQVPVAELLKALATLPAQEQARRVLLDVVLGAADGRLVGQLGSRLRVKTWSWLGDQGPLSRQGGFAGWLVDGTPVWAGGRGTSQQVLKKYGDGLATALPSRWPAETGRCVEVDLFARYPLQRVMAGERPATPGQLRGDYRVEFTNGNQLDIHSDGELFLLPGKLVARLDREEYVARVLQREAKAEPAEAAKALAVAIRTYLLQNAQRNGDCLSIDDSSHRQRVAPRPAAPENRAIAAWTSDLVLAGTDVTYHSDQPGPDKLSWAQAVEQAKSGQRYDAILLHAYPRASLSRWDNPVASCEALPAAQDWLLKQRRGWRQRLESEVGYIEISAFAVCRVAFGRPYVDRERQRIYVRGVLSLQDRLDLTHEYLHLAFEAHPNGQDENYIEGLARHLLLE
- a CDS encoding YfaP family protein; protein product: MTLRYPQVLLLLCALTALPPAMAADPDKLDTLKLETPVGGWRSGAPGGEGERFSQTVNYPASSVNTPQGQANTARITGQIKGTPKSNEPGQLIVNGVSLPLKLDEEGRFDRPFSFPNGSNSVEVRSADGQQRHRTQFLNTSGGATPAKLRVLLTWDSDGTDLDLHLVTPDGGHVWYGDRAIANGAALDVDVTTGYGPEIVAMPAPIKGQYLVYVNYYGGGYGSEEDGEEGGTVGLAQQALTTAKVTVITEEGTPSEKMETFVVPMRAVGELTLVKSFSYP
- a CDS encoding YjfI family protein; amino-acid sequence: MKQMRAGLSAAGYVKHETWVLPENRSLLKQMEKQLRQPILAGPFMSEDYMSAGNNWNIDRLYSALQALDEVVANDITLSLVQGSESSIKLEMNDFGGLPIYIAVVGDQIIVDTVLVDVESINDVAAFNDAVLRSREMFPLSSIGIETMPNGQVVYNMFGALSSDSSLTNVVTEVKTLVDNVQRASEAFERFFI
- a CDS encoding alpha-2-macroglobulin; this encodes MTGARMLRLCSKLPLLFALLLAPLVNAEDTVEASGYTPVSGESFFLLADSSFASDEQAMVRLEAPGRDYRRFRMEPYGGADIRVYRIEKPLEFLKRQKNLHRVVSDGQFKGEGLSNTLAYLWDNWYRKSRRVMQRAFSYESRQQVTEEVPELKIGNALVAPTPYDAPAQFALIPGLPVVSQFRYPLWQAKPIQPPAGVNLAGSSSQFVSVAPGNVYVPLGQLKPGLYLVEALIGKYRATTMVFVSNTVAVSKIAGDELLVWAARKHEGRSVPKVNVLWTDGLGVMNSGATDEDGLLRLKHVSPERSFVIGEDEEGGVFVSENFYYDSEIYDTKLYAFTDRPLYRPGDWVSLKIVGREFKNARDSVQPTAADVNVSVLDATGTALQTLALKLDSKAGTQGRFQLPENAVAGGYELRLRYKDQLYSSAFRVAEYIKPHFEIALNLAKQDYRTGEPVKGNLVLLYPDGKPVVNAKVSLSLRAQQLSMVDNELQYLGQFPVELTSSEVTTDDKGNATLDLPAADKPSRYTLTVFASDGAAYRVKTTKEILIDRGAANFRLGAPRRFSAAGEKVAFSYANEGGNEQSKAVTPGSYAWVRLEDQTTGEGKLAAKDNGFSLTFDRPGTYNLTLKDDHGRVIGAASHAVTGEGIKAVPGTVEIVLDKTEYKTGDEALALITFPEPVNDALLSLERDKVEATAMLSKGADWLKMEKLSDTQYRARIAVKDNFAPNLTFSVLYTKGGQYSFQNAGIKVVAPQIDVAITTDKATYRPGDTVTVDLSTQFSGKAIPAHLTVSVVDEMVYALQPEVAPTIDQFFYHPRRNNVRTSASLSFISYDVALPGSPGAPGKANRSERGVKVLERPRREDVDTAAWQPELVTDASGKARFTFKMPDSLTRWRITAKAIADDGQVGQKKQFIASEKPLYLKWSGPTRFRMGDKPQLGLFAFSQSEKPLKAELLIRYAGAEQRVVAELKNGINYVALPALELSSGDLSVQLQLNGETQDSLALHLNASGNGWQVTQSQRLDVVSGDTPLNLPADASDIRLRLDDSPQALFRSALDELLSYPYGGVEQTASRLLPLSIAYPTLASNPQIRDRLRLIMQNSRLRLVQMAGPSASFTWWGQDGEPDAFLTAYAYYADWHASKALDLNLPPEHWQRVLEVYAKQAGDTPLLQRALILSFAKQMQLPVNTLLGGLMDDLAKASEDSTESVLDSGEDSLVMYAPDSALGLASARVLTASLAKQAKVPLPTAFSRQADAAQQQLELSSQPFVEALLLSLQGFDQARATALLERVLPQQSTLERALALTWLQRSIEQAAPAVALAPGEGWAAKQGATGETYWQWQGAQLPTQLTLTGAQERPLQAALSFQSQQAPAAPMAVSITRRLSRLVPGDEAFTFKLEAVGNKPLSSDALYLDEVIINSKAATPLRYGMLEVPLPPGADVERTTWGIQLMGKADSEPTSLEKARFEPGQMAYAVPVDALSGELRLRHLVRFSQKGQFTLPPVRFTQVYAPQNQAREQKPALGQVTVN
- a CDS encoding PspA/IM30 family protein; protein product: MTQSIWSKLFTALRGGANEVGESIVDQQALRILDQEIRDADTALANAKRELVTIMAKHKLATDRVAEYNAKIKDLEAKALAAIQANREDLALEVAEAISTLTNELDAEQKHATEFGGYADNMRKDITKAESRIKSLRQQVDMAKARESVQKAQVSASIASGGANGKLETAVGTLNRLQAKQQQRAAELQAQDELAEASTGSDLERKLRDAGITPNEGSANAILERLKKKSAE